One genomic segment of Novisyntrophococcus fermenticellae includes these proteins:
- a CDS encoding ABC transporter ATP-binding protein, producing MLEINHFSKTYKGTKKAVDNLTLTVESGDIYAFIGHNGAGKSTTIRAIAGILDFEEGDILIDGMSIKSQPLECKSIFAYIPDNPDLFEHLTGIGYLNFIADIFGLPAKSREQDIQKYGDEFEITANLGDLISSYSHGMKQKLAIIGALIHHPKLMILDEPFVGLDPKATVVLKNQMHKLCKEGGAVFFSTHILDVAEKLCTKVAMIDHGKLVVEGDMSSVRGNESLEELFLNKVDSEEGGRRNEK from the coding sequence ATTCTTGAGATTAATCATTTCAGTAAGACTTACAAGGGGACAAAGAAGGCAGTAGATAATCTGACGCTTACTGTTGAGTCTGGCGATATATATGCGTTCATCGGACACAATGGTGCCGGAAAGTCTACGACAATTCGTGCTATAGCCGGTATTCTGGATTTTGAAGAAGGGGATATCCTGATTGATGGAATGTCGATTAAGAGCCAGCCTTTGGAATGTAAATCAATCTTCGCATATATACCGGATAACCCTGATTTATTTGAACATCTTACGGGAATTGGTTATCTGAATTTTATTGCGGATATCTTTGGATTACCTGCTAAGAGCCGGGAGCAGGATATTCAAAAATATGGAGATGAATTTGAAATTACAGCAAATTTAGGAGACCTTATTTCTTCCTATTCACATGGGATGAAGCAAAAGCTGGCTATCATCGGTGCGTTAATTCACCATCCTAAGCTGATGATATTGGATGAGCCCTTTGTAGGATTAGACCCCAAAGCCACCGTGGTATTAAAGAATCAGATGCATAAATTGTGTAAAGAGGGTGGGGCGGTCTTCTTTTCCACACATATTCTGGATGTGGCGGAGAAACTTTGCACGAAAGTGGCGATGATTGACCATGGTAAACTGGTGGTAGAGGGAGATATGTCTTCTGTCCGCGGAAATGAATCCCTCGAAGAGTTGTTCCTGAATAAGGTAGACAGTGAGGAAGGTGGAAGGCGGAATGAAAAATAA
- a CDS encoding energy-coupling factor transporter transmembrane component T family protein, whose protein sequence is MIRDITLGQYYPADSVLHRLDPRVKFIGTLVYIVSLFLFKSWGYILGTLFLGAAIWISKVPFKFMVKGLKSILVLLFITLFFNIIFTPGEVLIKLGFISITREGLILAGRMAIRLVYLIMGSSIMTLTTTPNQLTDALERLMKPLAVIHVPVHEISMMMSIALRFIPILLEETDKIMKAQIARGADFETGNLIKKVRNMVPLLVPLFVSAFRRANDLALAMEARCYHGGTGRTQMKPLRYAKQDYVAYGILLVYLGISIAARGLLGW, encoded by the coding sequence ATGATCAGAGATATTACATTAGGACAATATTATCCGGCAGATTCTGTTTTGCACAGACTGGATCCCCGTGTAAAATTCATCGGTACATTGGTGTATATTGTATCACTTTTTTTATTTAAAAGCTGGGGATATATATTGGGCACTTTATTCCTGGGAGCTGCCATATGGATTTCTAAAGTACCGTTTAAATTTATGGTAAAAGGTCTGAAATCCATCCTGGTACTTTTGTTTATTACGTTATTTTTCAATATAATATTTACTCCCGGCGAGGTATTGATTAAACTTGGATTTATCAGTATCACCAGGGAAGGATTGATTTTGGCGGGGCGGATGGCAATTCGTCTGGTGTATCTGATTATGGGCTCATCAATCATGACACTGACGACCACTCCCAATCAGCTGACGGATGCCCTGGAACGGCTGATGAAGCCACTTGCTGTCATCCACGTACCGGTCCATGAAATCTCTATGATGATGTCCATTGCACTCAGATTCATTCCCATACTTCTGGAAGAAACGGATAAAATCATGAAGGCACAGATTGCCCGGGGGGCAGATTTTGAGACCGGAAATCTGATTAAGAAAGTCAGGAACATGGTACCGCTTCTGGTACCGCTGTTTGTATCTGCATTCCGGAGAGCCAACGATCTTGCACTGGCGATGGAGGCACGTTGCTACCATGGCGGAACAGGCAGGACACAGATGAAACCACTCAGGTATGCGAAGCAAGATTATGTGGCCTATGGAATTCTTCTGGTTTATCTCGGAATCAGTATTGCAGCGCGGGGTCTGTTGGGGTGGTGA
- the truA gene encoding tRNA pseudouridine(38-40) synthase TruA, with the protein MKRVKLIVAYDGTNYCGWQIQPNGITVQEVLNQSLSELLGEEIKTIGASRTDAGVHALGNVAVFDTTARMPADKISYALNTRLPEDIRIQSSEEVPAEFHPRFTSTVKTYEYRILNRTFGDPTRRLNAYHWYGRLDVEAMKKAASFLVGEHDFKSFATASPEVQNTVRTVYSLEVWKEDEMIHLKITGNGFLYNMVRIIAGTLIETGKGSYPPEHVQEILKAKDREAAGPTARALGLTLVGIHYPEWDEMLHLPGLAAEKSLDTHG; encoded by the coding sequence ATGAAACGGGTAAAGCTGATTGTGGCATATGATGGAACCAATTACTGCGGCTGGCAGATACAGCCGAATGGAATTACGGTTCAGGAAGTCCTGAATCAGTCATTGAGTGAATTGCTGGGGGAAGAAATTAAAACCATAGGAGCCAGCAGAACGGATGCCGGAGTCCATGCCCTGGGAAATGTGGCAGTATTTGATACAACTGCAAGGATGCCCGCGGATAAAATTTCATATGCCCTGAATACCAGACTTCCGGAAGATATACGTATACAAAGTTCGGAGGAAGTCCCGGCGGAATTTCACCCCAGATTTACGAGTACGGTAAAGACCTATGAGTACCGGATACTGAACAGAACCTTTGGAGATCCCACCCGCAGGTTGAATGCTTACCACTGGTATGGTCGGCTGGATGTGGAAGCCATGAAAAAAGCAGCGTCCTTTCTGGTGGGAGAACATGATTTTAAAAGCTTTGCCACGGCATCACCGGAGGTGCAAAATACAGTCCGGACCGTCTACTCACTGGAGGTCTGGAAGGAGGATGAGATGATTCATCTTAAGATTACCGGTAACGGATTTCTCTATAACATGGTCAGAATCATAGCCGGAACCTTGATAGAAACGGGAAAGGGAAGTTATCCTCCGGAGCATGTACAGGAGATACTAAAAGCGAAAGACCGTGAGGCCGCCGGGCCCACAGCAAGGGCACTGGGCCTGACACTGGTTGGGATTCACTATCCCGAATGGGATGAAATGCTACATTTACCGGGTCTTGCTGCGGAAAAAAGTCTTGACACGCATGGATGA
- the rplM gene encoding 50S ribosomal protein L13 — protein sequence MNTFMANPDKIEKKWYVVDAADCTLGRLASEVAKVLRGKNKPEFTPHVDTGDYVIVINAEKIKVTGKKLEQKIYYNHSDYVGGMKETTLKELLAKKPEKVMENAVKGMLPKGPLGRQMLTKLHVYAGAEHPHAAQKPEVLTF from the coding sequence ATGAATACTTTTATGGCTAATCCAGATAAGATTGAAAAGAAATGGTATGTAGTTGACGCTGCCGATTGCACATTGGGACGTTTGGCTTCAGAAGTAGCAAAAGTTTTAAGAGGAAAAAATAAACCGGAGTTTACTCCTCACGTTGATACAGGTGACTATGTGATTGTTATCAATGCCGAGAAAATCAAAGTTACCGGCAAGAAGTTAGAACAGAAAATCTATTACAACCATTCTGACTATGTTGGTGGTATGAAGGAAACCACATTGAAAGAGCTGTTGGCTAAGAAACCTGAGAAGGTTATGGAAAATGCTGTAAAAGGCATGCTTCCCAAAGGCCCTCTGGGAAGACAGATGCTTACTAAGCTTCATGTATACGCTGGTGCAGAGCATCCGCATGCGGCTCAAAAACCAGAAGTATTAACATTTTAA
- the rpsI gene encoding 30S ribosomal protein S9: protein MASAKFYGTGRRKKSIARVYLVPGTGKITINKRDIDEYFGLETLKVIVRQPLSATETVDKFDVLVNVHGGGYTGQAGAIRHGISRALLQADGEYRPLLKKAGYLTRDPRMKERKKYGLKAARRAPQFSKR, encoded by the coding sequence TTGGCTAGCGCAAAATTCTACGGAACAGGAAGAAGAAAAAAATCTATCGCAAGAGTTTACTTAGTACCAGGTACAGGTAAGATTACGATCAATAAAAGAGATATAGATGAGTATTTTGGATTAGAGACACTGAAAGTTATCGTACGTCAGCCTCTTTCTGCAACAGAGACAGTTGACAAATTCGATGTCCTTGTAAATGTCCATGGCGGCGGATACACAGGACAGGCTGGTGCCATCAGACACGGTATCTCAAGAGCACTGCTTCAGGCAGACGGTGAATACAGACCGCTCTTAAAGAAAGCCGGATATCTGACCCGTGATCCAAGAATGAAAGAAAGAAAGAAATACGGTCTCAAGGCAGCACGTCGGGCACCGCAGTTCAGCAAGAGATAA
- the yihA gene encoding ribosome biogenesis GTP-binding protein YihA/YsxC, whose product MVIKQVSLDIVCGITSKLPDTGKPEVAFAGKSNVGKSSLINGLINRKSLARTSSQPGKTQTINFYHVNEEMYLVDLPGYGYARVSEEIKAKWGQMIERYLGSSKTLKAVFLLVDIRHSPSANDKIMYDWITHNGFQPIIIATKLDKIKRSQIQKQIKLICTELDVVEGTPVIPFSAQTKQGRDEIWELIEEFCYGNY is encoded by the coding sequence ATGGTGATAAAACAGGTATCGTTGGATATCGTATGCGGAATTACAAGTAAACTTCCTGATACAGGGAAGCCGGAAGTTGCCTTTGCCGGCAAGTCTAATGTAGGGAAATCCTCCCTTATTAATGGACTGATTAACAGAAAGTCCCTGGCGCGAACCAGCAGCCAGCCGGGAAAGACACAGACCATTAATTTTTATCATGTCAATGAAGAGATGTATCTGGTGGATCTGCCGGGATATGGATATGCCAGGGTTTCCGAAGAAATAAAGGCAAAGTGGGGACAGATGATAGAACGCTATCTGGGTTCTTCCAAAACCCTGAAAGCTGTCTTTCTGCTTGTTGACATCCGACATTCACCTTCTGCCAATGATAAAATCATGTATGACTGGATTACCCATAATGGATTTCAGCCAATCATCATCGCTACCAAGCTGGATAAGATAAAACGCAGCCAGATTCAAAAGCAGATAAAACTGATTTGCACAGAACTGGATGTGGTGGAGGGAACACCGGTTATTCCATTTTCAGCCCAGACAAAGCAAGGCAGAGATGAAATATGGGAATTGATAGAGGAATTCTGCTATGGGAATTATTAA
- a CDS encoding energy-coupling factor transporter ATPase, with translation MKRTEPEKTGANHKKSIKLEEVTYTYSPGTVYEVHALDHINLEISQGQFIGVIGHTGSGKSTLIQHLNGLIKPTSGRVLYEGQDIWSEGYPLRALRFHVGLVFQYPEHQLFETDVLTDVCFGPKNEGLAPEECRVRATEALGHVGISPEFYEKSPFELSGGQKRRVAIAGVLAMNPDVLVLDEPTAGLDPRGRDEILNQIAYLHKTRGITVVLVSHSMEDIAKYVERLIVMNEGKKAYDGTPKEVFSHYKQLEEMGLAAPQMSYIMHALQGQGMDVDVNAATVDEAKDSILHALAHNIDTGGIKR, from the coding sequence ATGAAGAGGACAGAACCTGAAAAGACGGGTGCGAATCATAAGAAATCTATAAAGCTGGAAGAAGTCACCTACACCTACAGCCCCGGAACTGTGTATGAGGTTCATGCACTGGATCATATAAATCTGGAGATTTCACAGGGACAGTTTATAGGTGTTATCGGCCATACAGGAAGTGGAAAATCCACATTGATACAACACTTAAATGGGTTGATCAAGCCTACCAGCGGAAGAGTGCTGTACGAAGGGCAGGATATCTGGTCAGAAGGCTATCCCTTAAGAGCGCTTCGCTTTCATGTGGGACTGGTATTCCAGTATCCGGAGCATCAGTTGTTTGAGACAGATGTATTGACGGACGTATGCTTTGGCCCCAAGAACGAAGGATTGGCCCCGGAGGAATGCAGGGTCAGGGCAACAGAAGCTCTGGGGCATGTCGGCATATCCCCGGAGTTCTATGAAAAGTCACCGTTTGAACTTTCCGGCGGCCAAAAACGCAGGGTTGCCATTGCAGGAGTTCTGGCTATGAATCCGGATGTTTTGGTGTTGGATGAACCCACGGCAGGACTTGATCCGCGGGGACGTGATGAGATACTAAACCAGATTGCGTATTTGCATAAGACCAGGGGAATTACGGTTGTGCTGGTATCCCACAGCATGGAGGACATTGCAAAATACGTGGAGCGGCTGATTGTTATGAATGAGGGTAAGAAAGCATATGACGGAACTCCAAAAGAAGTTTTTTCACATTACAAACAACTCGAGGAGATGGGGCTTGCGGCGCCGCAGATGTCTTATATTATGCATGCACTACAAGGACAGGGGATGGATGTGGATGTGAATGCGGCCACAGTGGATGAAGCGAAAGACTCTATTCTGCATGCACTCGCCCACAACATTGATACAGGTGGGATAAAAAGATGA